In Thiospirochaeta perfilievii, a single window of DNA contains:
- a CDS encoding 1,4-dihydroxy-2-naphthoate polyprenyltransferase, whose translation MNLKSFFKLVEIQTKVASLFPLLIGTLFTLHRYGRFDILVFLIFFVSLLCIDLATTAINNFMDYKKAIKKDGYNYEIHNAMVRDGISEKAALVTIITLLILGSFLGIILFLITDLVVLFVGILSFAIGVTYSYGPIPISRTPFGELFSGVVMGGLILFLTVYIQVFDTNIISADLSSLMLSLNVNLEEMLSIFFISLPLIFLISNIMLANNICDLDDDVINRRYTLPYYIGKKNSLLIYVLLNILPFIVVIIGVVFKILPVENYLVLIAAIPIYKNIKVFLSVQIKAETFIVAVKNLLVFGVLWAGSFIISFFV comes from the coding sequence ATGAATTTAAAATCATTTTTTAAACTTGTAGAGATACAAACTAAAGTAGCAAGTCTGTTTCCACTACTTATTGGAACGCTGTTTACACTTCATCGATACGGTAGATTTGATATCTTAGTTTTTTTAATATTTTTTGTTAGTCTGTTATGTATTGACTTAGCTACTACAGCTATAAATAATTTTATGGATTATAAAAAAGCTATTAAGAAGGATGGCTACAACTATGAAATCCACAATGCAATGGTTAGAGATGGTATTAGTGAAAAAGCAGCGTTAGTAACAATAATTACACTGCTTATTCTTGGTTCTTTTTTAGGGATAATCCTCTTTTTAATTACTGATCTGGTTGTTCTATTTGTAGGGATTTTAAGTTTTGCCATAGGTGTAACTTACTCATATGGTCCTATCCCTATTTCAAGAACACCCTTTGGAGAGTTATTCTCTGGTGTTGTAATGGGAGGATTAATACTCTTTCTTACGGTTTATATACAGGTCTTTGATACTAATATTATTAGCGCTGATTTAAGTAGTTTAATGTTAAGCTTAAATGTAAATTTAGAAGAGATGTTATCTATATTTTTTATATCGCTGCCTCTTATATTTTTAATATCTAATATCATGTTGGCAAATAATATTTGTGACTTAGATGATGATGTGATTAATAGGAGATATACATTACCATATTATATAGGTAAAAAAAACTCTCTATTGATATATGTATTATTAAATATTTTACCATTTATAGTTGTAATTATAGGGGTTGTTTTTAAAATATTACCAGTTGAAAATTATCTGGTTTTAATTGCAGCAATTCCAATATATAAAAACATAAAAGTTTTTTTAAGTGTTCAAATCAAGGCTGAAACCTTTATCGTAGCAGTTAAAAACCTCTTAGTTTTTGGAGTTTTATGGGCTGGTTCATTTATTATCAGCTTTTTTGTTTAG